The Nitriliruptor alkaliphilus DSM 45188 genome includes a region encoding these proteins:
- a CDS encoding APC family permease, which translates to MTQPELRRDLGVGDAVVVGLGAMVGAGVFAAIGAAAVGGAVALLVGLVLAGLVAAANAASSAQLAAVHPAAGGTYVYGRERLGPAWGHLAGWGFVVGKTASCAAMALTFGAYAAPDLARPLAAAAVVVLTVLDARGVRRTARAMRVGLAVVLGSLALVVVSALTAPGGDVGRLVEGAAPTPRTVLEAAGLLFFAFAGYARIATLGEEVRDPATTIPKAVPRALGAALAIYLVVAVAALVAVGADALAAADAPLATAAAAGHLDGVSVVVRIGGAAAAAGVLLSLLAGVARTELAMARDGHLPAALARVHPVHRIPHVAQLTVGAVVLAVVLVADLRGAIGFSSFAVLTYYAITNLAALRLAAHERHWPRWVAGAGLIGCTVLALSLPAQAVIGGAVLLVLGRAAFEVSSRRGGRVS; encoded by the coding sequence TTGACCCAGCCGGAGCTACGCCGTGACCTCGGCGTGGGCGACGCCGTCGTCGTCGGTCTCGGCGCCATGGTCGGTGCCGGTGTCTTCGCAGCGATCGGGGCGGCGGCCGTCGGTGGGGCCGTCGCGCTCCTCGTCGGCCTCGTGCTCGCCGGCCTCGTGGCCGCGGCCAACGCGGCCTCGTCCGCCCAGCTCGCCGCGGTCCACCCGGCGGCCGGTGGTACCTACGTGTACGGCCGTGAGCGGCTCGGCCCGGCCTGGGGGCACCTGGCCGGCTGGGGGTTCGTGGTGGGCAAGACCGCCAGCTGCGCGGCCATGGCGCTGACGTTCGGCGCCTACGCCGCACCGGACCTGGCTCGGCCCCTCGCGGCCGCCGCCGTCGTCGTGCTGACGGTCCTGGACGCCCGCGGGGTCCGCCGGACCGCGAGAGCGATGCGGGTCGGGCTGGCTGTGGTCCTCGGGAGCCTGGCGCTGGTGGTGGTCTCGGCGCTGACGGCACCTGGCGGGGACGTCGGACGCCTGGTGGAAGGTGCCGCACCGACACCCCGGACCGTGCTCGAGGCCGCAGGCCTGCTGTTCTTCGCGTTCGCCGGGTACGCGCGGATCGCCACGCTCGGCGAGGAGGTCCGCGACCCGGCCACGACCATCCCGAAGGCCGTCCCGCGTGCGCTCGGTGCGGCGCTGGCCATCTACCTCGTCGTCGCCGTGGCAGCGCTGGTGGCCGTCGGCGCGGACGCGCTCGCTGCGGCGGACGCACCGCTCGCCACGGCGGCCGCGGCGGGGCACCTCGACGGCGTCAGCGTCGTGGTGCGGATCGGTGGTGCGGCGGCGGCGGCCGGCGTGCTGCTGTCGTTGCTCGCCGGCGTGGCGCGGACCGAGCTGGCCATGGCACGCGACGGTCACCTCCCGGCCGCGCTGGCGCGCGTTCACCCGGTCCACCGCATCCCCCACGTGGCCCAGCTGACGGTCGGCGCGGTGGTCCTCGCGGTGGTCCTCGTGGCCGACCTGCGTGGAGCGATCGGCTTCAGCTCGTTCGCCGTGCTGACCTACTACGCCATCACCAACCTCGCGGCGCTCCGGCTGGCAGCCCACGAGCGGCACTGGCCACGTTGGGTCGCTGGCGCCGGCCTGATCGGGTGCACGGTCCTCGCGCTGTCCCTCCCCGCGCAGGCGGTGATCGGTGGGGCGGTGCTGCTGGTCCTCGGCCGGGCCGCCTTCGAGGTCAGCTCGCGGCGTGGAGGCCGGGTCAGCTGA
- the dnaE gene encoding DNA polymerase III subunit alpha has translation MSNRDSFVHLHVHTEYSMLDGASRIDDLVEHVARDEQPAVAITDHGNLFGLVEFHNAGRKAGINPILGSEFYQAIGSRRDQQLGGSTGKDRYYHLTVLAENDTGYRNLIALSTRAYLESYWYKPRIDLELLAEHHEGLVVLSGCLGSEVNQNLLKGDETAAKRTLSDFKDVFGPERYFVELQDHGIPEQRRTWPQLEKLAAELGLRTVITNDSHYTNAEDAEAHDVLLCIQTGAKISDADRFKFQGTDFYVKTAREMREQFRDFGPALDATLDIAEMCDVGIEFDLDLLPAFPCPDGMTEAEFLRHKVMEGARERYGSPVPDAVQERIDYELRVIGDMGFPAYFLIVADLCEHARSVGIRVGPGRGSAGGSVVAFCTDITRVDPIRHGLIFERFLNPARIQMPDIDIDFDDRRRGEMIRYAAERYGADQVAQVITFGTIKAKSAIRDAARVLDEPFSVGDTLAKMMPPPAQGKEWPLAKAYEMSSELRSAREDPGYAKVLETAEKLEGLKRQHGIHAAAVIIGAKPLPETLPLLRTDNGEIVTQWEMNAAEALGLLKMDFLGLRNLTVLSDAERHVKVNRGVEIDLDDPEFLGEMDDPTTYEMLGTGYTLGVFQLDSTGMQALVRKLKPTRFEDISALLALYRPGPLSMNMHVAYADRKNGHEAVAYDHDDLKGVLGDTYGVIVYQEQVMKIATDMAGFTMSDADGLRKAVGKKKRELMESFKDQFISGGAERGYETSLMTQQWDMIEKFAEYGFNKSHTVAYGVIAYQTAYLKAHYPAEYMAALLTSVKNHKDNKPLYLNECRRLGIPVLPPDVNESEADFTPRGDEILFGLAAVRGVGEGIVDQIVAARREHGRFTDFRDFCAKVDGGVLNKRTLENLVLAGAFRSLGHTRKGLFAAFEPIVDAAITRKKAEAAGQFSLFDGLGGDEAGAADGLDVDDGPIIVDEEFDKGDLLRHEREMLGLYVSDHPLFGTERVLERATDATCLALREKDDGASVTVGGVLTAIQKKFTKKGDTYVVATLEDLSGNVEVTFWPQTYRAAHEVLVEDAVLIITGKVEKRDEAVKVLANRVAAPDLSEALGAPVIVTFAAEQCTSEAIRQLKGVLAEHSGVVPVHLRLLDPDGSSRLFKLGDDLRVERRPGLFGQIKQHFGPDAIDDEVGDRTFGGDEQEPRWKRAG, from the coding sequence GTGAGCAACCGGGACTCGTTCGTCCACCTGCACGTCCACACCGAGTACTCGATGCTGGACGGCGCCTCGCGCATCGACGACCTGGTCGAGCACGTGGCTCGCGACGAGCAGCCGGCGGTCGCCATCACCGACCACGGCAACCTGTTCGGCCTCGTGGAGTTCCACAACGCCGGGCGCAAGGCGGGTATCAACCCCATCCTCGGCTCCGAGTTCTACCAAGCCATCGGATCGCGGCGCGACCAGCAGCTCGGCGGCTCGACCGGCAAGGACCGCTACTACCACCTCACCGTCCTGGCCGAGAACGACACCGGGTACCGCAACCTCATCGCGCTCTCCACCCGGGCCTACCTCGAGAGCTACTGGTACAAGCCGCGGATCGACCTCGAGCTGCTCGCCGAGCACCACGAGGGCCTGGTGGTCCTGTCGGGCTGCCTCGGTTCCGAGGTCAACCAGAACCTGCTCAAGGGTGACGAGACGGCGGCGAAGCGGACCCTGTCGGACTTCAAGGACGTCTTCGGGCCCGAGCGGTACTTCGTCGAACTGCAGGACCACGGCATCCCCGAGCAGCGCCGGACGTGGCCGCAGCTGGAGAAGCTCGCGGCGGAGCTGGGCCTGCGGACGGTCATCACCAACGACTCGCACTACACCAACGCCGAGGACGCCGAGGCGCACGACGTCCTGCTGTGCATCCAGACCGGTGCGAAGATCTCCGATGCCGACCGGTTCAAGTTCCAGGGCACCGACTTCTACGTGAAGACGGCCCGCGAGATGCGCGAGCAGTTCCGCGACTTCGGTCCGGCGCTCGACGCCACGCTCGACATCGCCGAGATGTGCGACGTCGGGATCGAGTTCGACCTCGACCTGCTGCCGGCGTTCCCGTGCCCCGACGGGATGACCGAGGCCGAGTTCCTGCGCCACAAGGTGATGGAGGGCGCCCGCGAGCGGTACGGCTCGCCGGTCCCCGACGCCGTCCAGGAACGCATCGACTACGAGCTGCGCGTCATCGGGGACATGGGCTTCCCCGCCTACTTCCTCATCGTCGCCGACCTGTGCGAGCACGCCCGTTCGGTCGGTATCCGCGTCGGCCCTGGTCGCGGGTCGGCCGGCGGGTCGGTGGTGGCGTTCTGCACCGACATCACCCGGGTCGACCCGATCCGTCACGGGCTGATCTTCGAGCGCTTCCTCAACCCGGCCCGAATCCAGATGCCGGACATCGACATCGACTTCGACGACCGGCGCCGTGGCGAGATGATCCGCTACGCGGCCGAACGGTACGGCGCGGACCAGGTCGCCCAGGTCATCACCTTCGGCACCATCAAGGCCAAGTCCGCGATCCGCGACGCCGCCCGCGTCCTCGACGAGCCGTTCTCGGTCGGCGACACCCTCGCCAAGATGATGCCGCCGCCGGCGCAGGGCAAGGAGTGGCCGCTCGCCAAGGCCTACGAGATGTCCTCCGAACTGCGGTCGGCGCGTGAGGACCCTGGCTACGCCAAGGTGCTCGAGACCGCCGAGAAGCTCGAGGGTCTGAAGCGCCAGCACGGCATCCACGCCGCCGCCGTCATCATCGGCGCCAAGCCCCTGCCCGAGACCCTCCCGCTCCTGCGCACCGACAACGGCGAGATCGTCACCCAGTGGGAGATGAACGCCGCCGAGGCGCTGGGCCTGCTGAAGATGGACTTCCTGGGGCTGCGCAACCTCACCGTGCTGTCCGACGCCGAGCGGCACGTGAAGGTCAACCGCGGGGTCGAGATCGATCTCGACGATCCCGAGTTCCTCGGCGAGATGGACGACCCGACCACCTACGAGATGCTCGGCACGGGCTACACCCTCGGGGTCTTCCAGCTCGACTCGACCGGCATGCAGGCGCTGGTCCGCAAGCTCAAGCCCACGCGGTTCGAGGACATCTCGGCGCTGCTCGCGCTGTACCGCCCGGGCCCGCTGTCGATGAACATGCACGTGGCCTACGCCGACCGCAAGAACGGCCACGAGGCGGTCGCCTACGACCACGACGACCTCAAGGGCGTGCTCGGTGACACCTACGGGGTGATCGTCTACCAAGAGCAGGTCATGAAGATCGCCACCGACATGGCGGGTTTCACCATGTCGGACGCCGACGGCCTGCGGAAGGCGGTCGGCAAGAAGAAGCGCGAGCTGATGGAGTCCTTCAAGGACCAGTTCATCAGCGGGGGCGCAGAGCGCGGCTACGAGACCTCGCTCATGACCCAGCAGTGGGACATGATCGAGAAGTTCGCCGAGTACGGGTTCAACAAGTCGCACACGGTCGCCTACGGCGTCATCGCTTACCAGACCGCCTATCTCAAGGCCCACTACCCGGCCGAGTACATGGCGGCCCTGCTCACCTCGGTCAAGAACCACAAGGACAACAAGCCGCTCTACCTCAACGAGTGCCGGCGTCTCGGGATCCCGGTCCTACCCCCGGACGTCAACGAGTCCGAGGCCGACTTCACCCCGCGCGGCGACGAGATCCTCTTCGGCCTCGCGGCCGTCCGCGGCGTGGGGGAGGGGATCGTCGACCAGATCGTGGCCGCCCGCCGTGAGCACGGCCGGTTCACCGACTTCCGCGACTTCTGCGCCAAGGTCGACGGCGGCGTGCTCAACAAGCGCACCCTCGAGAACCTGGTGCTCGCCGGGGCGTTCCGGTCCCTCGGCCACACGCGCAAGGGCCTGTTCGCTGCGTTCGAACCGATCGTCGACGCCGCGATCACGCGCAAGAAGGCCGAGGCGGCGGGCCAGTTCTCGCTGTTCGACGGCCTCGGTGGTGACGAGGCTGGCGCCGCCGACGGCCTCGACGTCGACGACGGTCCGATCATCGTCGACGAGGAGTTCGACAAGGGCGACCTGCTCCGTCACGAGCGCGAGATGCTCGGCCTGTACGTCTCCGACCACCCGCTGTTCGGGACCGAGCGGGTGCTCGAGCGGGCGACCGACGCCACCTGCCTGGCGCTGCGTGAGAAGGACGACGGCGCGTCGGTCACGGTGGGTGGGGTGCTGACCGCCATCCAGAAGAAGTTCACCAAGAAGGGCGACACCTACGTGGTGGCCACCCTCGAGGACCTGTCGGGCAACGTCGAGGTCACCTTCTGGCCCCAGACCTACCGCGCCGCGCACGAGGTGCTGGTCGAGGACGCGGTCCTGATCATCACGGGCAAGGTCGAGAAGCGCGACGAGGCGGTCAAGGTCCTGGCCAACCGCGTCGCCGCACCGGACCTGTCCGAGGCGCTCGGTGCCCCCGTCATCGTGACCTTCGCTGCTGAGCAGTGCACGTCCGAGGCCATCCGACAGCTCAAGGGCGTTCTCGCCGAGCACAGCGGCGTCGTGCCCGTCCACCTGCGCCTGCTCGACCCGGACGGATCCTCCCGCCTGTTCAAGCTGGGCGACGACCTCCGCGTGGAACGTCGCCCCGGCCTGTTCGGGCAGATCAAGCAGCACTTCGGCCCGGACGCGATCGACGACGAGGTGGGGGACCGCACCTTCGGCGGTGACGAGCAGGAACCCCGCTGGAAGCGAGCCGGCTGA
- a CDS encoding YnfA family protein, translating into MRSPLVVRSVLVFGAAALAEIAGAWLVWQGVRERSSLLLVGLGVLVLGLYGFLHTLQPETDFGRVLAAYGGVFIGASLVWAMVVDGFRPDRFDLIGVAVCLAGVAVIMYAPRHGA; encoded by the coding sequence GTGAGGTCCCCGTTGGTCGTCCGGTCCGTCCTGGTCTTCGGTGCTGCAGCGCTCGCCGAGATCGCGGGTGCGTGGCTGGTGTGGCAGGGGGTGCGCGAGCGCTCGTCGCTGCTGCTGGTGGGCCTCGGGGTGCTCGTCCTCGGGCTCTACGGCTTCCTGCACACCTTGCAGCCCGAGACCGACTTCGGTCGCGTCCTGGCGGCGTACGGCGGGGTGTTCATCGGTGCGTCCCTGGTGTGGGCGATGGTCGTCGACGGGTTCCGTCCGGATCGCTTCGACCTGATCGGCGTCGCTGTGTGTCTGGCGGGCGTGGCCGTCATCATGTACGCCCCGCGGCACGGGGCGTGA
- a CDS encoding class I SAM-dependent methyltransferase gives MTTPDYVAGNQRAWDALAPGYAATGRRLWAAQEPSWGIWGVQESELGLLADVEGGDALELGCGTGYVSAWLARRGARPVGLDPSWRQLETARACQREFDLHFPLVCAIAEAVPLPAASFDLVVSEYGAAIWSDPYRWIPEAARVLRPGGELIFLGNASLLTLCVQDDENEPATDRLLRPQRGMHRFEWPDSDEVEFHLSHGDWIALLREHGFDVLALHELYPPADATSGAGFVDHAWASRWPSEEVWRARRRP, from the coding sequence GTGACCACCCCCGACTACGTCGCTGGCAACCAGCGCGCGTGGGATGCGCTCGCGCCCGGGTACGCGGCGACGGGCCGTCGGCTGTGGGCGGCGCAGGAGCCGTCGTGGGGCATCTGGGGCGTCCAGGAGTCCGAGCTCGGTCTCCTGGCGGACGTCGAGGGCGGTGATGCGCTCGAGCTCGGCTGCGGGACGGGGTACGTGTCGGCGTGGCTCGCCCGTCGCGGTGCGCGGCCCGTGGGTCTCGATCCGTCGTGGCGTCAGCTCGAGACCGCGCGCGCCTGCCAGCGGGAGTTCGACCTCCACTTCCCGCTGGTGTGCGCCATCGCCGAGGCCGTCCCGTTGCCCGCCGCGTCGTTCGACCTGGTCGTCTCCGAGTACGGCGCGGCGATTTGGAGCGATCCGTACCGGTGGATCCCCGAGGCGGCGCGGGTGCTGCGGCCGGGTGGAGAGCTGATCTTCCTCGGCAACGCCAGCCTCCTGACGCTGTGCGTGCAGGACGACGAGAACGAACCCGCCACCGACCGCCTGCTGCGTCCGCAACGTGGCATGCACCGCTTCGAGTGGCCGGACAGCGACGAGGTCGAGTTCCACCTCAGCCACGGTGACTGGATCGCGCTGCTCCGCGAGCACGGGTTCGACGTGCTCGCCCTGCACGAGCTGTATCCACCTGCCGACGCGACCTCGGGTGCGGGTTTCGTCGATCACGCCTGGGCGAGCCGCTGGCCGAGCGAGGAGGTCTGGCGGGCGAGACGCCGCCCCTGA
- a CDS encoding acyl-CoA thioesterase — translation MTAPAHTHLGRSAVPVWSAPVRYAECDQQGVVFNANYLAYADEAVDHLWRRLGISYADLLGRGLDTSVVASELQWSAPARWGEVVEVDGEVERVGRTSFVTALTISVGDRVCCTVRTTYVMTDLERNPTPVPDEIRTLMTGT, via the coding sequence GTGACGGCACCAGCCCACACCCACCTCGGAAGGTCCGCCGTGCCCGTCTGGTCAGCTCCCGTCCGCTACGCCGAGTGCGATCAGCAGGGCGTGGTCTTCAACGCGAACTACCTCGCCTACGCCGACGAGGCCGTCGACCACCTCTGGCGGCGACTCGGCATCTCGTACGCCGACCTGCTGGGCCGCGGGCTCGACACCTCGGTCGTGGCCAGCGAGCTGCAGTGGTCCGCACCGGCCCGTTGGGGCGAGGTCGTCGAGGTGGACGGTGAGGTCGAACGCGTCGGACGGACGAGCTTCGTCACCGCGCTCACCATCAGCGTCGGCGACCGGGTCTGCTGCACGGTTCGCACCACCTACGTGATGACCGATCTCGAGCGGAACCCGACGCCGGTTCCGGACGAGATCCGCACCCTCATGACCGGGACCTGA
- the lspA gene encoding signal peptidase II produces the protein MQAPRRVRTLTAADTTPAPPPHPLAVPVAALIAAAGIVLDQATKLVALRLLEPGRFVPLLGDGVGWQLVENPGAAFGLRAPTWVFLVVAVLVVTIVVRSLPHAPTLLQASAYGLLLSGAIGNMFDRVLRAQDGFLSGKVVDFVAWGNFPRFNAADSWITIGFALLVIALLLEDRRASRAEQASA, from the coding sequence GTGCAAGCGCCGCGACGAGTCCGGACGCTGACCGCCGCCGACACCACGCCGGCACCGCCACCGCACCCGCTGGCCGTCCCGGTCGCCGCTCTGATCGCCGCTGCGGGCATCGTGCTCGATCAGGCGACCAAGCTCGTCGCGCTGCGCCTGCTCGAGCCGGGCCGTTTCGTCCCGCTGCTCGGTGACGGTGTCGGGTGGCAGCTCGTGGAGAACCCGGGCGCGGCGTTCGGGCTGCGGGCACCGACCTGGGTGTTCCTGGTGGTGGCCGTGCTCGTGGTCACGATCGTGGTGCGCAGCCTCCCGCACGCGCCGACGCTGCTGCAGGCGTCGGCCTACGGGCTGCTGCTGTCGGGGGCGATCGGGAACATGTTCGACCGGGTCCTGCGGGCGCAGGACGGGTTCCTGTCGGGCAAGGTGGTCGATTTCGTCGCCTGGGGCAACTTCCCGCGCTTCAACGCCGCCGACTCCTGGATCACGATCGGGTTCGCGTTGCTGGTGATCGCCCTCCTCCTCGAGGATCGGCGTGCGAGCCGGGCTGAACAGGCCAGCGCGTGA
- a CDS encoding ABC transporter substrate-binding protein has product MAGGNWAAELVEAAGAEPVLGVRGGHSPIVTPAELTAADPDVIIVAPCGYDLARAEQEAPLLASIDGWRDMSAVRAGRVAFVDGSAYVNRPGPRLVDTAQILAAIAHGQGPAVDLEGTAWTWLADHG; this is encoded by the coding sequence ATGGCCGGCGGCAACTGGGCGGCGGAACTCGTCGAGGCCGCGGGCGCGGAGCCGGTCCTCGGGGTGCGAGGCGGCCACTCGCCGATCGTCACACCGGCGGAGCTGACAGCCGCCGACCCGGACGTCATCATCGTGGCGCCGTGCGGGTACGACCTCGCTCGCGCCGAGCAGGAGGCGCCGCTCCTGGCGTCCATCGACGGTTGGCGTGACATGTCCGCGGTCCGTGCGGGCCGTGTGGCCTTCGTCGACGGATCCGCCTACGTCAACCGCCCGGGCCCCCGCCTGGTCGACACGGCGCAGATCCTGGCGGCGATCGCGCACGGACAAGGTCCGGCGGTCGACCTGGAGGGCACGGCGTGGACCTGGCTCGCTGACCACGGGTAG
- a CDS encoding class I SAM-dependent methyltransferase, which translates to MPVYLALPAEPTFTPVLERVPASASVLDLGCGVGRLANLLVQRGHEVAAVDESDAMLAHVDRRVRSVRSRIEELDLDRGFDAVVLASHLVNVPDRATRRALLATVRRHLVADGEAFLQHHDASSDRYEVGTNSQRLATAAGDLELTTTIHERRDTWLRATTTMTLDGVSWSQHYETELLSPDALTTELEAARLRAVATPTSTWTIARPTE; encoded by the coding sequence GTGCCGGTCTACCTCGCCTTGCCGGCCGAGCCGACCTTCACGCCCGTCCTCGAGCGCGTGCCGGCCTCCGCCTCGGTGCTCGATCTCGGCTGTGGCGTCGGCCGCCTCGCGAACCTGCTCGTCCAGCGCGGCCACGAGGTCGCCGCGGTGGACGAGTCCGACGCCATGCTCGCCCACGTCGATCGGCGTGTCCGCAGCGTCCGGTCACGCATCGAGGAGCTCGATCTCGACCGGGGCTTCGACGCCGTCGTGCTCGCCAGTCACCTGGTCAACGTGCCGGACCGAGCGACGCGCCGAGCTTTGCTCGCAACGGTCCGCCGCCACCTCGTGGCGGACGGGGAGGCGTTCCTGCAGCACCACGACGCGTCGAGCGACCGCTACGAGGTGGGCACGAACAGCCAGCGCCTGGCGACCGCGGCCGGCGACCTCGAGCTGACGACGACCATCCACGAGCGCCGGGACACGTGGCTGCGCGCCACCACGACGATGACGCTCGACGGTGTGAGTTGGTCCCAGCACTACGAGACCGAACTGCTCAGCCCCGACGCGCTCACCACCGAACTCGAAGCAGCCAGGCTCCGTGCCGTCGCCACACCGACGAGCACCTGGACCATCGCGCGGCCCACGGAGTGA
- a CDS encoding RluA family pseudouridine synthase, with product MTVSDAAEFRVTGADEGDRLDVVVARTLALPRAQVAARIDAGDVTVDGAPARRSHRVRAGERVTVAAAEDEPGQPAPPLPPVRFRDEHLVVLAKPTGLVVHPGPGHADGTLVDALVAAGVPLAPAGGEGRPGIVHRLDRDTTGLLVVACTDPVHEALVDALRRRDVTRRYLALVAGVPDNRVGRIEAPIGRDPDHRRRFATVPDGKPAVTRYATVATGHVDDRPVSLLACRLESGRTHQIRVHLTAIGHPVAGDTVYGPRPALAAALDLDRPALHAGRLAFTHPVTGEAVDLAEPLPEDLAAALRRAGIEVPDVAEALGDQPPPTASGRDLS from the coding sequence GTGACGGTCAGCGACGCCGCCGAGTTCCGGGTCACCGGTGCGGACGAGGGCGACCGTCTCGACGTCGTCGTCGCACGCACCCTCGCCCTGCCCCGGGCGCAGGTGGCGGCCCGCATCGACGCGGGCGACGTCACCGTCGACGGGGCGCCGGCACGCCGCAGCCACCGGGTCCGCGCCGGGGAGCGGGTGACGGTGGCCGCCGCCGAAGACGAGCCTGGTCAGCCGGCACCGCCCTTGCCCCCCGTGCGCTTCCGCGACGAGCACCTGGTGGTCCTCGCCAAGCCGACCGGCCTCGTCGTGCACCCCGGTCCCGGGCACGCCGACGGGACCCTCGTCGACGCGTTGGTGGCGGCCGGCGTGCCGTTGGCCCCCGCCGGCGGCGAGGGACGGCCCGGCATCGTCCACCGCCTCGACCGTGACACCACCGGGCTGCTGGTGGTCGCGTGCACCGATCCGGTCCACGAGGCGCTGGTCGACGCCCTGCGTCGGCGTGACGTGACCCGGCGCTACCTCGCGCTGGTCGCCGGGGTGCCGGACAACCGCGTCGGCCGGATCGAGGCTCCCATCGGGCGCGATCCCGATCACCGTCGGCGGTTCGCCACGGTGCCCGACGGCAAGCCCGCGGTCACCCGGTACGCGACGGTGGCCACGGGGCACGTCGACGATCGTCCCGTCTCGCTGCTCGCCTGCCGGCTGGAGTCGGGCCGGACCCACCAGATCCGGGTGCACCTGACCGCGATCGGTCACCCTGTGGCGGGGGACACGGTGTACGGCCCGCGCCCCGCGCTCGCGGCGGCCCTCGACCTCGACCGTCCCGCCCTGCACGCCGGACGGCTCGCGTTCACCCACCCGGTCACCGGCGAGGCGGTCGACCTCGCCGAGCCGTTGCCGGAGGACCTGGCCGCAGCGCTCCGGCGCGCCGGGATCGAGGTGCCGGACGTCGCCGAGGCCCTCGGTGATCAGCCACCGCCCACCGCGTCGGGTCGCGACCTCAGCTGA
- a CDS encoding HNH endonuclease signature motif containing protein, whose translation MGTPAAAATPDPDDRPGHPEPPPFGLPVLAEVPELASLLQLAVDTERMTARLVEAILVLEDAGVAPTATGVGLEQWLAIVGRSTRSDRRMLTCAAQVCRRLPSLRAAFGAGEVSWSQVRAVALKVERSPRHLDDRLDAALARAIDGAAGADPDALANVVSWALTDLQSEDAGEQEPAVADDIFVLQPRLDGSGGRFHGDFGPVGFAALDGATDPGPTGTATRDRFGDRPDDDALAANRLTAGRARAARLIDLCRRGGPTDDTAGQAGAVRPPTLIMRAELDTLLGDHLSAQLLTTLAGGVMHVDSPTARRLVDEHGTDLRLVLLEDGKVVGVGTRTRRPPGWLADAALAVHDTCTEPGNCPTAARVCDLDHAVPATAGGPTDIANLAPLCGPANRRKEADGWTATGTADGTRTWHHPRTGLTVRTLPTTWRPPDDHHRGPPVDLDRSGRRGPPDRHHSDARRGEPRQPGRHPRHGPQPRAPDRTRPRTTDPPGDPPDPADPTMPF comes from the coding sequence ATGGGAACACCTGCTGCCGCTGCCACCCCCGACCCGGATGACCGTCCGGGCCACCCCGAGCCGCCGCCGTTCGGTCTGCCGGTGCTGGCCGAGGTCCCCGAGCTGGCCTCGTTGCTGCAGCTGGCGGTCGACACCGAGCGGATGACCGCACGACTGGTCGAGGCCATCCTGGTCCTCGAGGACGCCGGTGTCGCGCCGACAGCCACGGGTGTGGGGTTGGAGCAGTGGCTGGCCATCGTGGGCCGCTCCACCCGCTCGGACCGGCGCATGCTGACCTGCGCCGCACAGGTGTGCCGCCGCCTGCCGTCGCTGCGGGCGGCGTTCGGTGCGGGTGAGGTGTCCTGGTCCCAGGTCCGCGCCGTCGCGTTGAAGGTCGAACGCAGCCCACGCCACCTCGACGACCGGCTCGACGCCGCGCTCGCGCGTGCCATCGACGGTGCCGCGGGCGCCGACCCGGACGCGCTGGCCAACGTGGTGTCCTGGGCGTTGACCGACCTCCAGTCCGAAGACGCCGGCGAACAGGAGCCTGCTGTTGCGGACGACATCTTCGTCCTGCAACCACGTCTGGACGGGTCCGGTGGCCGGTTCCACGGCGACTTCGGACCGGTCGGGTTCGCCGCCCTCGACGGCGCCACCGACCCCGGCCCGACCGGGACCGCCACCCGCGACCGGTTCGGCGACCGACCCGATGACGATGCCCTCGCCGCGAACCGGCTGACCGCAGGGCGGGCACGCGCCGCCCGGCTGATCGACCTGTGCCGCCGCGGCGGCCCCACCGACGACACGGCTGGTCAGGCTGGGGCGGTGCGGCCACCCACCCTGATCATGCGAGCCGAGCTCGACACCCTCCTCGGCGATCACCTGTCCGCCCAGCTGCTCACGACGTTGGCCGGCGGGGTCATGCACGTCGACAGCCCCACCGCACGACGGCTGGTCGACGAGCACGGCACCGACCTACGCCTCGTGCTGCTCGAGGACGGCAAGGTCGTCGGCGTCGGCACCCGCACCCGCCGGCCACCCGGCTGGCTGGCCGACGCGGCCCTCGCGGTGCACGACACCTGCACCGAACCCGGCAACTGCCCCACCGCCGCACGGGTCTGTGACCTCGACCACGCCGTCCCCGCCACCGCCGGTGGCCCCACCGACATCGCCAACCTCGCCCCCCTCTGCGGCCCCGCCAACCGCCGCAAAGAGGCCGACGGATGGACCGCCACCGGCACCGCCGACGGCACCCGCACCTGGCACCACCCCCGCACCGGCCTGACCGTCCGCACCCTCCCCACCACCTGGCGACCACCCGACGACCACCACCGCGGCCCACCCGTCGACCTCGACCGAAGCGGCCGCCGCGGACCACCCGACCGGCACCACAGCGACGCGCGCCGCGGCGAGCCCAGACAGCCCGGTCGGCACCCCCGGCACGGTCCGCAGCCACGCGCACCCGACCGGACGCGCCCACGGACCACCGACCCACCCGGCGACCCGCCGGACCCCGCCGACCCGACGATGCCGTTCTGA